The genomic DNA GGGCAGGTTGAAGAGCAGGTCACCCGACTCCGCCGCCAGGCTCATGCCGAGCATGACGAAGGTGATGGCGTCCATGATGAGGGCGAAGCTGAAGGGATCGTGCGAGCCCGTCGCGCCAAGCCCGGCCACCGCGCCGATGGAGCTGTAGAGGAGGATCATGGCGACCGCCCCGCCCAGCTTGCTCGGCTTGCGCCGGTAGAAGGTGCGCACGGCCCTGCCCCGGAGGCTCATGCGGAAGTAGGCGCGCAGCAGCGCGCGGAGCTGCCCGAGGTCGAGTGCGCGCGTCATCGCACCAGCACGCGCGCGAACTCCTCGGCGCGCGCGAGCAGGTTCTCGGTGGCGGTGAGCCGGTTGAAGATGCGCTCGAGCGACACCTCCCCGGTCGCTTCCTGAAGCTGGGGAAGCGAGCCGTCGGCGATGAGCCGCCCCTCGTGGACGATGACGATCCGCTCGCACACCCGCTCGACCACGTCGAGCAGGTGAGAGCAGTAGACGATGGTCTTGCCCTCGCGCGCGAGCGAGGTGATCAGCGTCTTGAAGCCGAGCGCAGCGTTGGCGTCGAGGCCGCTGAGGGGCTCGTCGAAGAAGATGGCCTTCGGGTTGTGGAGAAGCGCGGCGGTGATGACGACCCTCTGCCGCATGCCCTTCGAGTACGCGGCCAGCAGCTCGCGGCGGAGTGTGGCCTCGGCCAGCTCGAAGAACTCGGCGAAGCGGAGGATGCGCCCCGCGGCCTCGCCGGCGGGCAGGCCGTAGAGCGAGGCGACCAGCTGGAGGTACTCCCAGCCGGTGAGCGTCTCGAACACGGCGCCGGACTCCGGCACGTAGCCGACCAGACGCTTCACCGCGACCGGGTCGCGGACCACGTCGTGCCCGAAGACCTCGGCGGTACCCGCGCTGGGCGGCAGCATGCCGGTCAGCATCTTGATGGTGGTCGACTTGCCGGCGCCGTTGGGGCCGAGCAGGCCGACCAGCTGCCCGGTGGGGATCTCGAGGTCCAGGCCGCGCACGGCCTCGACCTCGCCGTAGCGCTTGGAGAGCTGGCCGAGGCGGATCACGCGCCCCGGGGCTCGCGCTCGACCGCCAGGCCCGCCGCCGTCCACGCCCGCCAGCCGCCGTCCATCGACACGACGTGTCTGTAGCCCATCTTCTGGAGCGCGTCCGCGGCGAGCGCCGAGCGGAAGCCGCCGCCGCAGTAGAGGATCAGATGCGCGTCGCGGTCGGGCACGGCCTGCTCGATGTCGCGCTCGATGATGCCCTTGCAGAGGTGGCGCGCGCCGGGAAGGTGACCACGGCGCCACTCCTCCTCCTCGCGCACGTCGATGAGCTGCACGGGCTCGCCGACGGCGCGCACGCGCTCGACGTCGGCGACCGTGACCTCGCGGATGCGCCGCCTGGCATCGGCGACGAGCGCGAGGAACCCGGGGGAGTGCTCCGGCGCTCCTCCCAGCGGCCCTCCTCCCATCAGCTCTCCTCCGAGCCTTTCGTCCCGACGAAGCGGTCCTCCGGGTCGGCGAAGAGCACGTTGAAGGTGGTGAGGCTGCCGTAGGCGCGCGTGATGTAGTCCTGGAGCTGGAGGCGGTCCTCGTCGGAGAGCTTGGGGTGCGCGTTGATGCGTTGCTCGAGGACGCGCAGGCGCTCGCGGACCCCCACGATCTTCCGGAAGAACACCTCGATCGGGATGGTCTTCTCCTGCGTGCCGGCCTTGCCCGGCTTCATCACGAGCTGACCGCCTGCCCAGCGCTCGCCGATGGCGCCGGACACCGACTGCTCGGCGTTCAGCACGGCGCGCACCGCCTGCACGATCTTGCGGAAGTCCTCGTCGTCGAGCATTGGGGTCTTCAGAGGACCGAGGCGAACAGGTCGCCTCGCCGCCGGGGGGCGACCCGGGCCGCGCACTCCTGCCGGGTGAGGGTGCGCGTCGACTCGCAGGCCAGCTCGGGGAGGGCCGACATCGGTCACATTCTACGGTGACGAGAGCCCCAGGCTCAACCCGCGATCAGCGCGGCAGCTCGCGCATCCCGGGCCGGGGTGCGTTCACCAGGCAGGCCATGTTTCCGGGCGGCTGCCGGTTCTCGTACATGAGCTGGTGCACGTGCGGGATCTGCTCGAAGGTGAAGGTCTCGGAGAGGCACGGATCGACCTTGCCGGCCGTCACGAGGTCGTTCAAGGCCTTCGCCTGCTCGTCGTTCGCGAAGTGCGAGCCCTGGAAGCGCTTCTGCCGCATCCAGAGGTAGCGGAGGTCGGCGACCGCGGTGTAGCCGCTCGTGCCCGCGCAGATGACGACCATGCCGCCCGTGTCGCAGACGAAAATCGAGGTGGGTACGGTGTCCTCGCCCGGGTGCTCGAAGACGATGCGCGGGCTCCTGCGCTCGCCCACGATCTCCCAGATGGCGCCGCCGAAGGCGCGCGCGCCCTTGAGCCACTCGCCGTACCGCTCCGCCTCCTTCCAGTGCGGCGGCACGCCCCAGTGGGAGAACTTCTTGCGGTTGATGCAGCCCTTGGCGCCGAGACGTGTGCAGAACGCGATCTTGTCGTCGCTCGAGACGACCGCGACCGGGATGCCGCCCATCGCGCGCGCGATCTGGATCGCCTGGCAGCCGAGGCCGCCGGCGCCGCCCCAGACGAGGACCACGTCGCCGGGCCTCACCGTGTGCGGCGGCCAGGCGGCGAGCATGCGGTAGGCGGTGGCCCCGACCAGCATGTACGCGGCCGCCGCCTCCCAGCTGAGCTGCTTCGGCTTCGGCAGGCACTGGTGCGCCTGGACGCGCGTGAACTGCGCGAAGCTGCCCCAGCTGGTCTCGTAGCCCCAGATGCGGAAGCTCGGGCCGAACATCGGATCGGCGCCGGACCTGACCACCGGGTCGTCCTGGCTCCACACCCCGCAGTGGATCACAACCTGGTCCCCGACCTGCACGTTGCGGACGGCGCTGCCGACCTTCCACACCACCCCGGAAGCGTCGCTCCCGCCGATGTGGAACGGGTTCGGGTCCGGGAAGTAGGGGTCCTTCTGCCGGCTCTTGATCACGTCGACCGGCGTGCCGAGCGCCGCCCAGACGTTGTTGTAGTTGATGCCGGCGGCCATGACCCAGACGAGCGCCTCGTCGGGCCGGAGCTCCGACGGCACCTCCACCCGCTCCACCTCGAAGGCCCTGGTCGGCTCGCCGAAGCGGTCCTGGCGCACGAGCTGGGCGAGCATGCGCTGCGGCACCTCGCCGAGCGGCGGCGTCTCCCCGAGCTGGTAGAGCTCCTTCATGCGCCTCCCATCATGGAGAGGAAGTCCTTCAAGTTGCGGAAGCGCATCATCATGTTGGTGCGCTTCTCGTCGCCGAGCGTCGAGCGCGGGCGGTCGGCGTAGTTGTGGCCCGGGTAGAGGAGGGTCTCGTCGGGGAGCGCGGCCAGCACCTGCGTGAGGCTCCGGTACATGTCCTCGGGGTTGGAGCCGGGCAGGTCGACGCGGCCGCACGAGCCGATGAAGAGCGTGTCGCCCGACACGAGCGCGTTGCCGA from Deltaproteobacteria bacterium includes the following:
- a CDS encoding ABC transporter ATP-binding protein, encoding MIRLGQLSKRYGEVEAVRGLDLEIPTGQLVGLLGPNGAGKSTTIKMLTGMLPPSAGTAEVFGHDVVRDPVAVKRLVGYVPESGAVFETLTGWEYLQLVASLYGLPAGEAAGRILRFAEFFELAEATLRRELLAAYSKGMRQRVVITAALLHNPKAIFFDEPLSGLDANAALGFKTLITSLAREGKTIVYCSHLLDVVERVCERIVIVHEGRLIADGSLPQLQEATGEVSLERIFNRLTATENLLARAEEFARVLVR
- a CDS encoding sulfurtransferase; translated protein: MGGGPLGGAPEHSPGFLALVADARRRIREVTVADVERVRAVGEPVQLIDVREEEEWRRGHLPGARHLCKGIIERDIEQAVPDRDAHLILYCGGGFRSALAADALQKMGYRHVVSMDGGWRAWTAAGLAVEREPRGA
- the ccrA gene encoding crotonyl-CoA carboxylase/reductase, translated to MKELYQLGETPPLGEVPQRMLAQLVRQDRFGEPTRAFEVERVEVPSELRPDEALVWVMAAGINYNNVWAALGTPVDVIKSRQKDPYFPDPNPFHIGGSDASGVVWKVGSAVRNVQVGDQVVIHCGVWSQDDPVVRSGADPMFGPSFRIWGYETSWGSFAQFTRVQAHQCLPKPKQLSWEAAAAYMLVGATAYRMLAAWPPHTVRPGDVVLVWGGAGGLGCQAIQIARAMGGIPVAVVSSDDKIAFCTRLGAKGCINRKKFSHWGVPPHWKEAERYGEWLKGARAFGGAIWEIVGERRSPRIVFEHPGEDTVPTSIFVCDTGGMVVICAGTSGYTAVADLRYLWMRQKRFQGSHFANDEQAKALNDLVTAGKVDPCLSETFTFEQIPHVHQLMYENRQPPGNMACLVNAPRPGMRELPR